A single window of Phaenicophaeus curvirostris isolate KB17595 chromosome 7, BPBGC_Pcur_1.0, whole genome shotgun sequence DNA harbors:
- the ACKR3 gene encoding atypical chemokine receptor 3 — MSALDLTSILDFLETANLTDINWTCNNSDCITVDATTCPGTLNKSALLYTLSFFYIFIFVIGLVANSVVVWVNLQAKMTGYETHLYIFNLAIADLCVVITLPVWVVSLIQHNQWYMGEITCKITHLIFSINLYSSIFFLACMSVDRYLSVAYFTNSSNRKKKVIRRCICILVWLLAFCASLPDTYYLKTVSSNSETYCRPVYPEESFKEWLIGMELISVVLGFLIPFPIIALFYFLLAKTISASSDQERKSNGKIIFSYVVVFLVCWLPYHVAVLLDIFYSLHFIPFSCQMENFLYATLHITQCFSLVHCCINPILYSFINRNYRYELMKAFIFKYSAKTGLTKLIDASRVSEAEYSALEQNTK; from the coding sequence ATGAGTGCACTTGATTTGACTTCCATCCTGGATTTTCTGGAAACAGCCAACTTGACAGATATCAACTGGACGTGCAACAACAGTGACTGCATCACAGTTGATGCGACAACATGCCCCGGCACGCTCAACAAAAGCGCCCTGCTCTACACCTTATCCTTCTTCTATATTTTCATCTTTGTCATAGGGCTGGTGGCCAACTCGGTTGTGGTCTGGGTCAACCTCCAAGCCAAAATGACAGGCTATGAAACCCACCTCTACATCTTTAATTTGGCTATTGCAGATCTGTGTGTTGTCATCACCCTTCCGGTGTGGGTTGTCTCCCTCATCCAGCATAACCAGTGGTACATGGGAGAAATCACGTGCAAGATAACTCACCTCATATTTTCCATCAACCTGTACAGCAGCATCTTCTTCCTGGCGTGCATGAGTGTGGACCGCTACCTCTCAGTTGCCTATTTCACCAATTCTAGCAATCGCAAGAAGAAGGTAATCCGTCGCTGCATCTGCATCTTAGTGTGGCTCCTTGCCTTCTGTGCGTCTCTCCCGGACACCTATTATCTCAAGACGGTCTCTTCCAACAGTGAAACCTATTGCCGTCCCGTCTATCCAGAGGAGAGCTTTAAAGAATGGTTGATTGGCATGGAGTTGATCTCCGTCGTGCTGGGCTTTCTTATCCCTTTTCCTATTATTGCGctcttttatttcctccttgcGAAGACCATCTCTGCTTCCAGTGACCAAGAGAGGAAGAGCAACGGGAAGATCATTTTCTCCTACGTTGTCGTGTTTCTCGTCTGCTGGCTACCCTACCATGTAGCTGTTCTGCTAGACATCTTCTATAGCCTTCATTTCATACCCTTCAGTTGTCAGATGGAGAACTTCTTGTATGCCACTCTTCACATCActcagtgtttctctctagtCCATTGCTGCATCAACCCCATCCTGTACAGCTTCATCAACCGCAACTACAGATACGAGCTCATGAAAGCCTTTATTTTCAAGTACTCTGCCAAAACCGGTCTCACTAAACTTATCGATGCTTCCAGAGTGTCGGAAGCGGAATACTCTGCTCTGGAGCAAAATACCAAATGA